One genomic segment of Dysosmobacter sp. Marseille-Q4140 includes these proteins:
- a CDS encoding butyryl-CoA:acetate CoA-transferase, whose translation MNLHQEYQTKLRTPEEAVKAVKSGDWVDYTTNVCFPPLLDAALAERRDELTDVKVRGNLLFGPLQIVECDPTREHFCYNSWHCSAYERKLSDRGLCSYIPMIFRNVVPYYRHFLTVNVAMMCVPPMDKHGYFNLSCATGVARGILDKADIVILEVNEHLPYIYGGFDESIHLSEVDYIVEGPHDPLPEFPVAEATEEDRRIAELLVPYVRDGAALQLGIGSMPNVVGSLLAQSDVKDLTMHTELCGDAYFRLYEAGKLTNARCALHPRKGLTGIVFGSRALYDWVDRNPAVTAAPLEYINAPATIAQLENMVSINSCISADLYGQVCAESAGLRHISGTGGQLDYLTGAADAKGGKAFICMTSSFVDKAGVRRSRILPHFEGDIVTDPRSQAYYIVTEFGAVNLAGRSTWERAELLISIAHPDFREELIAAAERQKIWRRSNRR comes from the coding sequence GTGAATCTCCATCAGGAATACCAGACAAAGCTGCGGACGCCGGAGGAGGCGGTGAAGGCCGTCAAAAGCGGGGACTGGGTGGACTACACCACCAACGTCTGCTTCCCGCCCCTGCTGGACGCCGCCCTGGCAGAGCGCCGGGACGAGCTGACAGACGTGAAGGTGCGGGGAAACCTCCTGTTCGGGCCGCTTCAGATCGTGGAGTGCGACCCCACAAGAGAGCATTTCTGCTACAACTCCTGGCACTGCTCTGCCTATGAGCGCAAGCTCTCTGATCGAGGCCTTTGCAGCTACATCCCCATGATCTTCCGAAATGTGGTGCCCTACTACCGCCATTTTCTCACGGTGAACGTGGCCATGATGTGCGTGCCGCCCATGGACAAGCACGGATACTTCAACCTCTCCTGCGCCACCGGCGTGGCCCGGGGGATCCTGGACAAGGCCGATATCGTGATCCTGGAGGTCAACGAGCACCTACCTTACATCTACGGCGGCTTCGACGAGTCCATTCACCTCTCGGAGGTGGACTACATCGTGGAGGGTCCCCATGATCCCCTGCCGGAGTTCCCGGTGGCGGAGGCCACAGAGGAGGACCGCCGCATCGCGGAGCTGCTGGTGCCCTATGTCCGGGACGGGGCGGCCTTGCAGCTGGGCATCGGGTCCATGCCCAACGTGGTGGGGTCATTGCTGGCCCAATCCGACGTGAAGGATCTGACCATGCACACGGAGCTGTGCGGCGATGCCTACTTCCGGCTGTATGAAGCCGGAAAGCTGACCAATGCCCGCTGCGCCCTTCATCCACGAAAGGGCCTCACCGGCATCGTGTTCGGGTCACGGGCGCTGTACGACTGGGTGGACCGGAACCCGGCCGTGACGGCGGCGCCCCTGGAGTACATCAACGCCCCGGCCACCATCGCGCAGCTGGAGAACATGGTGTCCATCAACAGCTGCATTTCCGCCGACCTCTACGGCCAGGTCTGCGCCGAGAGCGCGGGGCTGCGGCACATCAGCGGCACCGGCGGCCAGCTGGACTACCTGACCGGCGCGGCGGACGCCAAGGGGGGCAAGGCCTTCATCTGCATGACGTCCTCCTTTGTGGACAAGGCGGGGGTCCGCCGCTCCCGCATCCTGCCCCACTTTGAAGGCGACATCGTCACAGACCCCCGGAGCCAGGCCTATTATATCGTCACCGAGTTCGGCGCCGTCAATCTGGCGGGCCGGTCCACCTGGGAGCGGGCGGAGCTGCTGATCTCCATCGCCCACCCGGACTTCCGGGAGGAGCTGATCGCCGCGGCGGAGCGGCAGAAGATCTGGCGCCGGTCCAACCGGCGCTGA
- the iorA gene encoding indolepyruvate ferredoxin oxidoreductase subunit alpha — protein sequence MEKHLLSGNEAIARGAWEAGVRVCSAYPGTPSTEIFEALPQYAGDLYCEWAPNEKVAAEVAYGAAISGVRSLCAMKHVGVNVAADPLFTAAYNGVAGGFVVITADDPSMHSSQNEQDNRHYARAARMALVEPSDSQECIDFLKEAYRISERFDMPVLFRTTTRISHSKSLTVLGDRESVPAVAYTRNAAKNVSSPANAYRNHPKVERNLMELERYGNTSPLNKVERRGRKLGVITASAAYQYAKDAFPEDTSFLKLGLTYPLPMDLIREFASWVETLYVIEELEPFMEEQIKAAGIPCTGKDLTGRLYELNPQLLRQRILGEKPKTVELPVQAVSRPPTLCPGCPHRGFFYTMSKGKDFVVSGDIGCYTLGASAPLSAMDTCVCMGGGFSVAMGLARGFEAAGASKKVVGVMGDSTFFHSGMTGAVEILYNKGSVIPVVLDNHITGMTGHQDNPGSGYTLQGEAAAAIRIEDVLRAYGYQNIIIVDPQDLSAMQKAVDDALASETPAAIIARRPCLLIKREHHDIGLCRVDTNKCIGCKKCLKVGCPAVMMKDGRSFIDPTQCVGCTVCAQVCPVGAITRKEL from the coding sequence ATGGAAAAGCACCTGTTATCCGGCAACGAAGCCATTGCCCGGGGCGCCTGGGAGGCAGGCGTCCGGGTGTGTTCGGCCTATCCCGGCACCCCCAGCACAGAGATTTTTGAAGCACTGCCCCAGTATGCGGGCGACCTTTACTGTGAGTGGGCGCCCAACGAGAAGGTGGCTGCGGAGGTGGCTTACGGCGCTGCCATCTCCGGCGTGCGCAGCCTCTGCGCCATGAAGCACGTGGGCGTGAACGTGGCGGCTGATCCCCTGTTCACCGCCGCTTACAACGGTGTGGCCGGCGGTTTTGTGGTCATCACCGCCGACGACCCCAGTATGCACTCCTCCCAAAACGAGCAGGATAACCGGCATTACGCCAGAGCTGCCCGGATGGCCCTGGTGGAGCCCTCGGATTCCCAGGAATGCATCGACTTTTTAAAAGAGGCATACCGGATCTCGGAGCGGTTCGATATGCCGGTCCTGTTCCGTACCACCACCCGGATCTCTCACTCCAAGAGCCTGACGGTCCTTGGGGATCGGGAATCGGTGCCTGCGGTGGCCTATACCCGGAACGCCGCCAAAAATGTCAGTTCTCCGGCCAATGCCTACCGGAATCATCCCAAAGTGGAGCGAAACCTGATGGAACTGGAGCGCTACGGAAATACCAGTCCCCTCAACAAAGTGGAGCGGCGGGGGAGGAAGCTGGGCGTGATTACGGCTTCCGCCGCTTACCAATATGCCAAGGATGCCTTCCCGGAGGACACCTCCTTTTTGAAACTGGGATTGACCTATCCGCTGCCCATGGATCTAATCCGGGAGTTTGCCTCCTGGGTGGAGACCCTGTACGTCATTGAAGAACTGGAACCCTTCATGGAAGAGCAGATCAAAGCCGCTGGAATTCCTTGCACAGGCAAGGACCTGACGGGCCGGCTTTATGAGCTGAACCCGCAGCTGCTGCGCCAGCGGATCCTCGGCGAGAAGCCGAAGACTGTGGAGCTGCCGGTGCAGGCGGTGTCCCGTCCGCCCACGCTGTGTCCGGGCTGCCCCCATCGGGGATTCTTCTACACCATGTCCAAGGGAAAGGATTTCGTCGTCAGCGGGGATATCGGCTGCTACACACTGGGCGCCTCCGCTCCCCTGAGCGCCATGGATACCTGCGTGTGCATGGGCGGCGGCTTCTCCGTGGCCATGGGGCTCGCCAGGGGCTTCGAGGCGGCCGGCGCATCCAAAAAGGTCGTTGGCGTCATGGGCGACTCCACATTCTTCCACAGCGGCATGACCGGCGCGGTGGAGATCCTCTACAACAAGGGCAGCGTGATCCCGGTGGTGCTGGACAACCACATCACCGGCATGACCGGTCATCAGGACAACCCCGGCAGCGGCTATACGCTCCAGGGAGAGGCGGCCGCCGCCATCCGGATCGAGGATGTGCTGCGGGCCTACGGCTACCAGAACATCATCATCGTGGATCCCCAGGACCTCAGCGCCATGCAGAAGGCGGTGGACGACGCCCTGGCCTCCGAGACGCCGGCGGCGATCATTGCCCGGCGGCCCTGCCTGCTGATTAAGCGTGAGCATCACGACATCGGATTGTGCCGGGTGGACACCAACAAATGTATCGGCTGTAAGAAATGCCTGAAAGTGGGCTGTCCTGCGGTCATGATGAAAGACGGCAGATCCTTTATTGATCCCACCCAGTGCGTGGGCTGCACCGTCTGCGCCCAGGTCTGTCCTGTGGGCGCCATCACAAGAAAGGAGCTGTGA
- a CDS encoding aminoacyl-histidine dipeptidase produces the protein MGVLDQLEPKAVFSYFETICGIPHGSGNTGPIADYLVKFAQDRGLGWYRDEANNVVLTKPASLGYEAADTVILQAHTDMVCEKAPGVEFDFTKDAIRPIVEGDTLRADGTTLGADDGISVAMILALLDDPELKHPKIEALLTTDEEIGMLGAFAFDCAHITGHKLINLDSEYEGVLMCSCAGGANAYSTIPVQRENTALQLVEVAISGLASGHSGVEIHKGRANANVLMGRLLGALGEKLSYQLVKLEGGSRETAIAATATAVIGVAADSGEAAAKIADSCGTVFAKEYAATEPGLTVTAKVLNSETVSALTAESTALVTRVLQALPDGVQAMSMDMPGLVQTSLNFGILQLREAELYCANTVRSSMTTQKLWILDKVRSIAALAGGTTEVTGSYPGWSYNPNSVVKDTILSVYKDLFGKEATVDAVHAGIECGLFADSIPNLDCVSIGPEMADVHTPREHLSISSTARTYALLREVLARSK, from the coding sequence ATGGGCGTATTGGATCAGCTGGAACCCAAGGCGGTATTCAGCTATTTTGAAACCATCTGCGGTATCCCCCACGGCTCCGGAAACACCGGCCCCATCGCCGACTATCTGGTGAAGTTTGCTCAGGACCGGGGCCTTGGTTGGTACCGCGACGAGGCCAACAACGTGGTGCTGACCAAACCCGCCAGCCTGGGCTACGAAGCAGCGGACACGGTGATTTTGCAGGCCCACACGGACATGGTGTGCGAGAAAGCCCCCGGCGTGGAGTTTGATTTCACCAAGGACGCCATTCGGCCCATCGTGGAGGGCGACACCCTCCGGGCCGACGGCACCACCCTGGGCGCCGACGACGGCATCTCCGTGGCCATGATCCTGGCCCTGCTGGACGATCCGGAGCTGAAGCATCCCAAGATCGAGGCCCTGCTGACCACCGACGAGGAGATCGGCATGCTGGGCGCCTTCGCTTTCGACTGTGCCCACATCACCGGCCACAAGCTCATCAACCTGGACTCGGAGTATGAGGGCGTGCTGATGTGCAGCTGCGCCGGCGGCGCCAACGCCTATTCCACCATCCCCGTTCAGCGGGAAAATACTGCGCTCCAGCTGGTGGAAGTGGCGATTTCCGGCCTGGCCAGCGGCCACTCCGGCGTGGAGATCCACAAGGGTCGGGCCAATGCCAATGTGCTGATGGGCCGCCTGCTGGGTGCGCTGGGAGAGAAACTGTCCTATCAGCTGGTAAAGCTGGAGGGCGGCTCCCGGGAGACCGCCATCGCGGCCACCGCAACGGCGGTGATTGGCGTGGCGGCAGACAGCGGGGAGGCGGCAGCGAAAATTGCAGACAGCTGCGGCACTGTGTTTGCCAAGGAGTACGCCGCCACGGAGCCGGGCCTGACCGTGACCGCCAAGGTGCTGAACTCTGAGACGGTCAGTGCCCTGACGGCGGAGAGCACCGCTCTGGTGACCCGGGTGCTGCAGGCCCTGCCCGACGGCGTTCAGGCCATGAGCATGGATATGCCCGGTCTGGTGCAGACCTCTTTGAACTTCGGCATTTTGCAGCTGCGGGAGGCGGAGCTTTACTGCGCCAACACGGTCCGCAGTTCCATGACCACCCAGAAGCTGTGGATCCTGGACAAGGTCCGCTCCATCGCGGCTCTGGCCGGTGGTACCACGGAGGTCACCGGCAGCTATCCCGGCTGGTCCTACAATCCCAACTCCGTGGTGAAGGACACGATCCTGTCGGTCTACAAGGACCTCTTCGGCAAGGAGGCCACGGTGGACGCTGTCCACGCCGGCATCGAGTGCGGTCTCTTCGCCGACAGCATTCCCAATCTGGACTGCGTGTCCATCGGCCCGGAGATGGCCGATGTCCACACGCCCAGAGAACATCTGAGCATTTCCTCCACCGCCCGGACCTACGCGCTGCTGCGCGAAGTCCTGGCCCGGAGCAAATGA
- a CDS encoding tryptophanase, which yields MKMYPLNVPTPRHCAFAVRDLPTVTVEQRERALKATHYNEFAFPSGLLTVDMLSDSGTTAMTNHQWAALFLGDEAYGRNTGYYVLLDTFRDIFERGGEKNWKKSIDLVRTDCRDVEKMMDELYLCEYEGGLFNGGAAQMERPNTFIIQQGRAAESVLMEIVRNILSARHPGKVFTIPSNGHFDTTEGNIKQMGSIPRNLYDKELLYQVPEGGRYEKNPFKGNMDIEKLEQLIQGVGPENVPLVFACITNNPICGQAVSMANLREINRVAHKYNIPLVFDAARWAENAYFIKTSEEGYADKSIAEIATEMFSYCDAFTMSAKKDGHANMGGMLAFRDRGLFWKNFSDFNADGTVKTDVGVLLKVKQISCYGNDSYGGMSGRDIMALAVGLYESCNFGYMSERVAQCNYLAEGFYKAGIKGVVLPAGGHAVYINMDEFFDGKRGHDTFAGEGFSLELIRRYGIRVSELGDYSMEYDLKTPEQQAELANVVRFAIDRSRLTQEHLDYVIAAVKALYEDRENIPNMRIVWGHNLPMRHFHAFLEPYPNE from the coding sequence ATGAAAATGTATCCGCTGAATGTTCCCACCCCCCGCCACTGCGCCTTTGCCGTCCGCGACCTGCCTACGGTTACCGTGGAACAACGGGAGCGGGCCCTGAAAGCCACCCACTATAATGAATTTGCTTTCCCCTCCGGCCTTTTGACAGTGGACATGTTGTCGGACTCCGGCACCACCGCTATGACCAATCATCAATGGGCCGCGCTGTTCCTGGGAGACGAGGCATACGGCCGTAACACCGGCTACTATGTTTTGCTGGACACCTTCCGGGACATCTTTGAGCGGGGCGGCGAGAAGAATTGGAAGAAGTCCATCGATCTGGTCCGCACTGACTGCCGGGATGTGGAAAAGATGATGGACGAGCTGTACCTTTGCGAGTACGAGGGCGGCCTGTTCAACGGCGGCGCTGCCCAGATGGAGCGGCCCAACACCTTTATCATCCAGCAGGGACGGGCCGCCGAGTCGGTACTGATGGAAATCGTACGGAATATCCTCTCCGCCCGGCATCCGGGCAAGGTGTTCACTATCCCCTCTAACGGCCATTTCGATACCACGGAGGGCAACATCAAGCAGATGGGCTCCATTCCCCGGAACCTGTACGACAAGGAACTGCTCTACCAGGTGCCCGAGGGCGGCCGGTACGAGAAGAACCCCTTCAAGGGCAACATGGACATCGAGAAGCTGGAGCAGCTGATTCAGGGCGTGGGGCCGGAGAACGTACCCCTGGTCTTCGCCTGCATCACCAACAATCCCATCTGCGGTCAGGCGGTGTCCATGGCCAACCTGCGGGAGATCAATCGGGTGGCCCACAAGTACAACATCCCCCTGGTCTTTGACGCCGCCCGCTGGGCGGAGAACGCCTACTTTATCAAGACCAGTGAGGAGGGCTACGCCGACAAGTCCATCGCCGAGATCGCAACGGAGATGTTCTCCTATTGCGACGCCTTCACCATGTCCGCTAAGAAGGACGGCCACGCCAACATGGGCGGCATGCTGGCCTTCCGGGACCGCGGACTGTTCTGGAAGAACTTCTCCGACTTCAACGCCGACGGCACCGTCAAGACCGACGTGGGCGTGCTGCTGAAGGTCAAGCAGATCTCCTGCTACGGCAACGACTCCTACGGCGGCATGTCCGGCCGGGATATCATGGCCCTGGCCGTGGGCCTGTACGAAAGCTGCAACTTCGGCTACATGAGCGAACGTGTAGCGCAGTGCAACTACCTGGCCGAGGGATTCTACAAGGCCGGGATCAAGGGCGTGGTGCTGCCTGCCGGCGGCCATGCTGTGTACATCAACATGGACGAATTCTTTGACGGAAAGCGGGGCCACGACACCTTCGCCGGCGAGGGCTTCTCCCTGGAGCTGATCCGCCGGTACGGTATCCGGGTCTCAGAGCTTGGCGACTACTCCATGGAGTACGACCTGAAGACCCCGGAGCAGCAGGCGGAGCTGGCCAATGTGGTGCGCTTTGCCATCGACCGCAGCCGCCTGACCCAGGAGCATCTGGACTATGTGATTGCTGCGGTGAAAGCCCTGTATGAGGATCGGGAGAATATCCCCAACATGCGCATTGTCTGGGGCCATAATCTGCCCATGCGCCATTTCCACGCCTTCCTGGAGCCTTATCCAAACGAATAA
- a CDS encoding PucR family transcriptional regulator ligand-binding domain-containing protein produces MTVGDVMKLPCMVGAEVVAGRDGLGHPVESVNVLEYGWPTELLNHFFRSNTFDGNELLISALASIAGDVDAQCENVRRYHAVGSVGLVLYYVGIIVPEIDQRLMDLCNELGFPLICMPRGQSSLRYSEVIREVLFEVYREQQREQFFVSTLLDRISGLPAQQRSMETLLQMLSEHLRVSVILTERRQVLNTAVFWPRSLSPVITDQLPVWLKELGGSNQIRVPLGDGEGYLQSCPYLSGDSDNLRLFILKYREPLSEDMLWQASECVRLFIHIWNKNHGKFVISELVRAIINDEPVHKQQLAQMFRVRIEDLNQMWLFIPRQEQTEHDEQLLRSCTDYFSAFSDPVLVSYYEDTLVVFTRALRNGKQDEGELFGSPERLDCVLRRYEIICCDCLDNSTDARQAYLVSMAHWRAARKTYPRAKVLRTEDVMFAKLCQEIMSSRENLDQYLKIISSLRSANAELIPTLTVYLLDAGSSMAETARLLYVHLNTVKYRLRQVQELTGFSPTQLPGAYSLYIGAAINRISGEET; encoded by the coding sequence ATGACCGTGGGCGATGTGATGAAACTGCCCTGCATGGTAGGGGCTGAAGTCGTGGCCGGTCGAGACGGACTGGGTCATCCGGTGGAGTCGGTGAACGTGCTGGAGTACGGCTGGCCCACGGAGCTTTTGAATCACTTCTTTCGTTCCAATACATTTGACGGCAACGAACTGCTGATCTCCGCCCTGGCCTCTATTGCCGGTGATGTGGATGCCCAGTGTGAAAACGTCCGCCGCTACCATGCCGTGGGCTCAGTGGGACTGGTGCTGTATTATGTAGGTATCATCGTCCCGGAGATCGACCAGCGGCTGATGGACCTGTGTAACGAGCTGGGATTTCCGCTGATTTGTATGCCCCGGGGTCAGAGTAGCCTGCGGTATAGTGAGGTCATTCGCGAGGTGCTGTTTGAGGTTTACCGGGAGCAGCAGCGGGAACAGTTTTTCGTCAGCACCCTGCTGGATCGAATCTCCGGCCTGCCAGCCCAGCAGCGCAGCATGGAGACGCTATTGCAGATGCTCAGCGAGCATCTGCGGGTGTCCGTGATCCTGACGGAACGGCGCCAGGTACTCAATACCGCCGTTTTCTGGCCCCGGTCTCTGAGTCCAGTCATCACTGACCAGCTGCCCGTCTGGCTGAAAGAACTGGGCGGCAGCAACCAGATCCGGGTTCCTCTAGGTGACGGCGAGGGCTATCTCCAAAGCTGTCCCTATCTGTCCGGGGATTCCGACAATCTGCGGCTGTTTATTCTCAAATACCGCGAGCCCTTATCGGAGGACATGCTCTGGCAGGCCAGCGAATGTGTGCGGCTGTTTATTCATATCTGGAACAAAAACCATGGGAAATTTGTGATCTCCGAACTGGTTCGCGCCATTATCAATGACGAGCCAGTCCACAAACAGCAGTTGGCCCAGATGTTTCGGGTACGAATCGAGGATCTGAACCAGATGTGGCTGTTCATTCCCCGCCAGGAACAGACAGAACATGACGAACAGCTGCTGCGCAGTTGTACCGATTACTTTTCCGCGTTCTCCGATCCTGTGTTGGTCAGCTATTACGAGGATACACTGGTGGTGTTTACTCGTGCTCTCCGGAACGGCAAACAGGATGAGGGAGAACTGTTTGGATCTCCAGAGCGGCTGGACTGTGTTCTCCGGAGATACGAAATCATCTGCTGCGATTGTCTTGACAACAGCACGGACGCCCGCCAAGCGTATCTGGTCAGCATGGCGCACTGGCGGGCCGCCAGGAAAACCTACCCCAGAGCCAAGGTGTTAAGGACAGAGGATGTGATGTTTGCTAAGCTGTGTCAGGAAATTATGTCTAGCCGAGAGAATTTGGATCAATACCTGAAAATCATCTCCAGCCTGCGCAGCGCCAACGCAGAACTGATTCCCACATTGACCGTCTATCTGCTGGATGCCGGTTCCAGCATGGCGGAGACTGCCCGCTTGCTGTACGTTCATCTGAATACGGTGAAGTACCGGTTACGGCAGGTACAGGAGCTGACCGGCTTTTCTCCTACCCAGCTGCCGGGAGCGTATTCCCTGTACATTGGCGCTGCAATCAACCGGATCTCCGGTGAGGAAACTTAA
- a CDS encoding cytosine permease — MAKKTIEASGLGQVRPEDRKSWLSIAFIWAGSVCCVPALMVGAGITMGLTFGQAALAMCIGYGICVLLMILMSILSADKGIPTVVAASGAFGKIGSGYVVSFIIAFCFICWFGFQAVICGEAFAAILNTYGIPLPGVASTILWGLVMCITAVVGINWIKILNLVSVPALILILVYAMIVVFQDPESVAAISNYAPAANAPMVVAVGTAVGGFATGSVLSGDVTRYCKSRRDVILSSIIGVIPMGVGTMLAGGVLAIHSGAVGMDTSSIVNMLSSIGSPVLGLLVLVLATWTTNVSNAYSAGFALLSLTQAKDEKRAFFTLLAGVLGTLLAVLGITNYFNSFLNVLAAFIPPVAGVVIVDYFIISKADPEAWKPTAGVNLAGILSWLVGSVVALAFPTVLVPTVNGIVVACILYLILFPLLGKKASEEPADNKTDPV, encoded by the coding sequence ATGGCAAAGAAAACAATCGAGGCCTCCGGACTCGGTCAGGTCCGGCCGGAAGATCGCAAAAGCTGGCTCAGCATTGCCTTTATCTGGGCGGGTTCTGTGTGCTGTGTTCCCGCGCTGATGGTGGGCGCCGGTATCACCATGGGCCTGACCTTCGGTCAGGCGGCCCTGGCCATGTGCATTGGATACGGGATATGTGTGCTTTTGATGATCCTGATGAGTATTCTCTCTGCCGACAAGGGAATCCCGACAGTGGTGGCAGCCTCTGGCGCTTTCGGAAAAATTGGATCGGGCTATGTGGTTTCCTTCATCATCGCGTTCTGCTTTATCTGCTGGTTCGGATTCCAGGCGGTCATCTGCGGTGAGGCTTTCGCTGCCATTCTCAATACTTATGGCATTCCTCTTCCGGGGGTGGCCTCTACCATTTTGTGGGGCCTGGTCATGTGCATCACCGCCGTGGTGGGTATCAACTGGATCAAGATTTTGAACCTGGTGTCGGTACCGGCGCTGATTCTGATTCTGGTATATGCCATGATCGTAGTGTTTCAGGATCCGGAGTCGGTGGCCGCCATTTCCAACTATGCCCCTGCAGCCAACGCCCCCATGGTGGTCGCCGTTGGCACAGCGGTGGGCGGTTTTGCCACCGGCAGTGTACTCTCCGGAGATGTGACCCGTTACTGCAAGAGCCGCCGGGATGTCATCCTCTCCAGTATCATTGGTGTCATTCCCATGGGCGTAGGCACTATGCTGGCTGGCGGAGTGCTGGCGATTCATTCCGGCGCGGTGGGTATGGATACCAGCAGCATTGTCAATATGCTCTCCAGCATCGGCTCTCCTGTCCTGGGACTGCTGGTACTGGTGTTGGCTACATGGACGACCAATGTTTCAAATGCCTACTCCGCCGGCTTTGCCCTTCTGAGCCTGACCCAGGCCAAGGATGAAAAGCGAGCCTTCTTCACCTTGTTGGCCGGTGTGCTGGGCACGCTGTTGGCGGTACTGGGCATCACTAATTACTTCAACAGCTTCCTCAATGTCCTGGCTGCGTTTATTCCCCCAGTGGCTGGTGTGGTCATTGTGGATTACTTTATCATCAGCAAGGCCGACCCTGAGGCCTGGAAACCCACGGCCGGAGTGAATCTTGCGGGTATCCTGTCCTGGCTGGTGGGCTCTGTAGTAGCGCTGGCTTTTCCGACGGTGCTGGTGCCAACGGTCAATGGAATTGTGGTGGCCTGTATCCTGTACCTGATTCTGTTCCCTCTGCTGGGCAAAAAAGCATCGGAAGAACCAGCCGATAATAAGACGGACCCCGTATGA
- a CDS encoding DUF917 family protein, which translates to MRKLHKQDIIEILYGATLLGAGGGGSLSQGLGMLDGLEASGEVIELDLLDLSEIGDNEYAAMVAGLGSPVAMLDPDMPMFGPDAVHAYRAFQKAFRAEGKECKYLYSGEMGGFNTFTPMLVAILSDKDPAKRIKFLDVDSNGRAVPELNTTLNAYYGHPPKPMGLGSLYGDEIIVDPINDHSGEQIARQMCMLYKMRIGFATWGMNKAEMEEALDIGCVTKAQNIGKAILAAREKGTDVMEELKKAMEVREFCRGTIEKLDIKAEGGFDFGTTVVKGDDGHLYYIDFKNENLILRDEAGKTCLTAPEGIGLLDLDTLTPLTNADTKVGMRLLVTMTPAHPNWWDEGHKAYTCWLPELERVGMKGDQVRY; encoded by the coding sequence ATGAGAAAGCTGCACAAACAGGACATTATTGAGATTTTGTACGGAGCCACCCTGCTGGGCGCCGGCGGCGGCGGGTCGTTGTCCCAGGGCCTGGGCATGCTGGACGGTCTTGAGGCCTCCGGTGAGGTCATCGAGCTGGACCTGCTGGACCTCAGCGAGATCGGCGACAACGAGTACGCCGCCATGGTGGCTGGCTTGGGCTCCCCCGTGGCCATGCTGGATCCCGATATGCCCATGTTCGGCCCCGATGCCGTCCACGCCTATCGCGCGTTCCAGAAGGCATTCCGGGCGGAGGGCAAGGAGTGCAAGTACCTGTACTCCGGTGAGATGGGCGGCTTCAACACCTTCACCCCCATGCTGGTGGCCATCCTGTCCGACAAGGACCCCGCCAAGCGCATCAAGTTCCTGGACGTGGACAGCAACGGCCGCGCCGTGCCGGAGCTGAACACCACCCTCAACGCCTATTACGGCCATCCCCCCAAGCCCATGGGCCTTGGCAGCCTTTACGGCGACGAGATCATCGTGGACCCCATCAACGACCACTCCGGCGAGCAGATCGCCCGGCAGATGTGCATGCTCTATAAAATGCGCATCGGCTTTGCCACCTGGGGCATGAACAAGGCAGAGATGGAGGAGGCTCTGGACATCGGCTGCGTCACCAAGGCCCAGAACATCGGCAAGGCCATCCTGGCAGCCCGGGAGAAGGGCACTGACGTCATGGAGGAACTGAAAAAGGCCATGGAGGTCCGGGAATTCTGCCGGGGCACCATTGAAAAGCTGGACATCAAGGCCGAGGGCGGCTTCGATTTCGGTACCACCGTGGTCAAGGGCGACGACGGCCACCTCTATTACATCGACTTCAAGAACGAGAACCTGATCCTGCGGGACGAGGCCGGCAAGACCTGCCTGACCGCGCCGGAGGGCATCGGCCTGCTGGATCTGGACACGCTGACGCCGCTGACCAACGCCGATACCAAGGTCGGCATGCGTCTGCTGGTCACCATGACGCCCGCCCATCCCAACTGGTGGGATGAGGGCCACAAGGCCTATACCTGCTGGCTGCCGGAGCTGGAGCGTGTGGGCATGAAGGGCGATCAGGTCCGCTACTGA
- a CDS encoding indolepyruvate oxidoreductase subunit beta, translated as MERKSALLVGVGGQGAILAAKILVAGLMEAGYDVKMSEVHGMSQRGGSVSTQVHWGEKVYSPVIGPGAADVMVAFEKMEAVRYAEFLKPEGVAVINDYEIPSSTVAAGLAEYPQGCLEAMKSHFRCLTLNAGGIALELGNAKCMNVVLFGAMTRALGMDNIDWEAVIRRTVPAASLELNLRAYRAGREAVA; from the coding sequence ATGGAGCGAAAAAGCGCGTTGCTGGTGGGCGTAGGCGGCCAAGGAGCCATTCTGGCGGCCAAGATCCTGGTGGCGGGTCTCATGGAGGCCGGGTATGATGTGAAAATGAGCGAGGTCCACGGCATGAGCCAACGGGGCGGCAGCGTCTCCACCCAGGTCCACTGGGGGGAAAAAGTCTACTCTCCGGTGATCGGCCCCGGCGCGGCGGATGTGATGGTGGCCTTTGAAAAGATGGAGGCGGTCCGCTACGCGGAATTCCTCAAGCCCGAGGGCGTGGCGGTCATCAACGACTACGAGATCCCATCCTCTACCGTGGCGGCCGGACTGGCGGAATATCCCCAGGGCTGCCTGGAGGCCATGAAGAGCCATTTCCGCTGTTTGACCCTCAACGCCGGGGGCATCGCCCTGGAGCTGGGAAATGCCAAGTGCATGAACGTGGTGTTGTTCGGGGCTATGACCCGTGCCCTGGGAATGGACAATATCGACTGGGAGGCCGTCATCCGCAGGACAGTGCCCGCCGCTTCCCTGGAGCTGAACCTGCGGGCGTACCGTGCCGGCCGGGAGGCCGTGGCGTAA